In Candidatus Caldatribacterium sp., the DNA window TTTTAACCACTTCGTCTTTCTCAAGAGCTGAAAGGGCTTCTTCGAGATTCCGCGGGAGATGGCGAATGCCCCATTCCTCCCGCTCCTCGCAGGTAAGGTCGTAGAGGTTGACATTGTTACAGGGACGGCCCGGGTCGAGATTTCGTTCTATACCATCGATTCCAGCCTTTAGGATTACGGCAAAGGCAAGGTAGGGGTTGCAAGAAGGGTCAGGGCTTCGGAACTCCGCTCGCGTTCCCCTTCCTCGCTGAGGAGGAACACGGACAAGAGGGCTTCGGTTCTTCTCTGCCCAGGCAATGTACACCGGAGCTTCATACCCCGGGACAAGACGCTTGTACGAGTTTACGAGGGGGTTAGTAATGGCGGTAATGGCGGGAGCGTGTTCCAAAAGCCCCGCAATGAAGCCTTTTGCGATGCGGCTCAAACCGTCAGGGCTCTGAGGATCATAGAAAAGGTTTTCGTCCCCTCGAAAGAGCGAAAGGTGCGTGTGCATCCCTGAGCCCGGAACTCCGTAGAGAGGTTTGGGCATGAAAGTGGCGACGTACCCCTTGCGAAGGGCAAAGGTCTTAACCACAAGCTTCAAGGTAACAAGGTTGTCGGCAATCTTTAAGGCATTGCCGTATTCAAAGTCGATTTCGTGTTGCGATGGAGCCACCTCATGGTGTGAAGCTTCTATCCGAAAACCGAGTTCCTCAAGGGCGATGACCATATCCCGACGCAGGCTCTCCTCAAGATCAAGCGGGAGGAGGTCAAAGTAACTCCCATGGTCACTGGTCACGACCTGTCCCTTTTCGTACTTCAAGATGAAGAATTCAGCCTCTGTGCCGACCTTGAACTCGTAGCCCTTCTCTTCCGCTTCCTTAAGGACCCTTTTGAGGTTGGTCCGGGGGCATCCTTCAAAGGGGCTCCCGTCGGGACGGCGAACGTCACAGATAACTCGGGCAACCCGCTCCTCCTCCCAGGGGCAGATGATGAAAGTATCGGGATCCGGAACAAGCTTCATATCCGATTCCTCAATCCGAACAAATCCCTGGATTGAGGAACCGTCGAAATTCACTCCCTCTTCCAGGGCCTGAGAGAGTTTCTTTGCAGGTATCTCCACATTTTTGGGGATGCCCAGAACGTCGACAAACTGCAGGCGAACGAAACGAATTCCCAGTTTCTCGACCTCTTTGAGTATATCTCGTGCCTCTTGCATTCTCTACCGCCTCCGCTCTCCTACGAGCTCTGCGAAACTCTTTTGCCACGATTTCTGAAGCTCGCTCAACTCTCTCCTCTCCTTTGCAACAAAGGCAAAGCCTTCTTTGCACATTCGGAGCACCTCTTTTTGAGCGGTACTCCCAAAGGAAGGTTTTCGGGACACAGAGCGTTTCTCGTCAACTACCTCCTGGATATGCGAATCGTAGAGATGTGCCCACTCCCCGAAGTCCTCGGGCGTGAGGTCTCTGAGGGTTCTTCCCTCCTTGAAGAGTTTGCGGACCACACTTCCCACAAGTTCATGGGCCTTTCGGAAAGGAAGACCCTTAGTGACGAGGTACTCACAGAGGTCTGTCGCAGTCAAGAAGCCTTCTTGAAGGGCCTTCTCCATTCCCTCCGGGTTTGGAGAGATGTGGTCGATGAGACGGGCAGCAATCGATGCCATTGCAAGCCCTTCCTGGATAGCCCTAAAGAGGGGGCGCTTGTCCTGCTGGAGATCCCGATTGTAGCTTAAGGGGAGGCCCTTGAGAGTAACGGCAAGGCTCACCCAGGAGGAGAGAATTTCCCCCGCCTTGCCCCGAAGGAGCTCGGCAACGTCTGGGTTTTTCTTCTGGGGCATGATGCTTGAGCCGGTTGTGAAAGCGTCATCAATGGAAATGAAAGAGAAGAATGGCGTACTCCAGAAAACGATTTCCTCCCCTAAGCGGCTGAGGTGAAGCGCGAACGTGGAGAGCCCATGGAGGGCATCAAGAAGGAAATCCCGATCCGAGACGGCATCCATTGCGTGCTCCTGGACTTTCGGAAATGCCAGGAG includes these proteins:
- a CDS encoding glutamine synthetase: MQEARDILKEVEKLGIRFVRLQFVDVLGIPKNVEIPAKKLSQALEEGVNFDGSSIQGFVRIEESDMKLVPDPDTFIICPWEEERVARVICDVRRPDGSPFEGCPRTNLKRVLKEAEEKGYEFKVGTEAEFFILKYEKGQVVTSDHGSYFDLLPLDLEESLRRDMVIALEELGFRIEASHHEVAPSQHEIDFEYGNALKIADNLVTLKLVVKTFALRKGYVATFMPKPLYGVPGSGMHTHLSLFRGDENLFYDPQSPDGLSRIAKGFIAGLLEHAPAITAITNPLVNSYKRLVPGYEAPVYIAWAEKNRSPLVRVPPQRGRGTRAEFRSPDPSCNPYLAFAVILKAGIDGIERNLDPGRPCNNVNLYDLTCEEREEWGIRHLPRNLEEALSALEKDEVVKSALTPHILDYFLKAKRQEWEDFQRTVHPWEIERYLELY
- the argH gene encoding argininosuccinate lyase — its product is MEKELDAEVFAFSTSIHDDYFLYPYDIWGSIAHCLGLQKVQLLSKDEASRIISGLREVYSALEEGRIDPSPFEDVHSLVEVTLKERIGDLAGKLHTGRSRNDQIVLDERLYLREKIAECLERVLVLEEALLRKAETYQDLVMPGFTHLQPAQPVLFSYHLLTYFFMFQRDIARLKEALSRVNVSPLGASALCGTSLPLDRFFVAELLAFPKVQEHAMDAVSDRDFLLDALHGLSTFALHLSRLGEEIVFWSTPFFSFISIDDAFTTGSSIMPQKKNPDVAELLRGKAGEILSSWVSLAVTLKGLPLSYNRDLQQDKRPLFRAIQEGLAMASIAARLIDHISPNPEGMEKALQEGFLTATDLCEYLVTKGLPFRKAHELVGSVVRKLFKEGRTLRDLTPEDFGEWAHLYDSHIQEVVDEKRSVSRKPSFGSTAQKEVLRMCKEGFAFVAKERRELSELQKSWQKSFAELVGERRR